The following are encoded in a window of Pan troglodytes isolate AG18354 chromosome 4, NHGRI_mPanTro3-v2.0_pri, whole genome shotgun sequence genomic DNA:
- the F2RL2 gene encoding proteinase-activated receptor 3, protein MKALIFVAAGLLLLLPTFCQSGMENDTNNLAKPTLPIKTFRGAPPNSFEEFPFSALEGWTGATITVKIKCPEESASHLHVKNATMGYLTSSLSTKLIPAIYLLVFVVGVPANAVTLWMLFFRTRSICTTVFYTNLAIADFLFCVTLPFKIAYHLNGNNWVFGEVLCRATTVIFYGNMYCSILLLACISINRYLAIVHPFTYRGLPKHTYALVTCGLVWATVFLYMLPFFILKQEYYLVQPDITTCHDVHNTCEFSSPFQLYYFISLAFFGFLIPFVLIIYCYAAIIRTLNAYDHRWLWYVKASLLILVIFTICFAPSNIILIIHHANDYYNNTDGLYFIYLIALCLGSLNSCLDPFLYFLMSKTRNHSTAYLTK, encoded by the exons ATGAAAGCCCTCATCTTTGTAGCTGCTGGCCTCCTGCTTCTGTTGCCCACTTTTTGTCAGAGTG GCATGGAAAATGATACAAACAACTTGGCAAAGCCAACCTTACCCATTAAGACCTTTCGTGGAGCTCCCCCAAATTCTTTTGAAGAGTTCCCCTTTTCTGCCTTGGAAGGCTGGACAGGAGCCACGATTACTGTAAAAATTAAGTGCCCTGAAGAAAGTGCTTCACATCTCCATGTGAAAAATGCTACCATGGGGTACCTGACCAGCTCCTTAAGTACTAAACTGATACCTGCCATCTACCTCCTGGTGTTTGTAGTTGGTGTCCCGGCCAATGCTGTGACCCTGTGGATGCTTTTCTTCAGGACCAGATCCATCTGTACCACTGTATTCTACACCAACCTGGCCAttgcagattttcttttttgtgttacATTGCCCTTTAAGATAGCTTATCATCTCAATGGGAACAACTGGGTATTTGGAGAGGTCCTGTGCCGGGCCACCACAGTCATCTTCTATGGCAACATGTACTGCTCCATTCTGCTCCTTGCCTGCATCAGCATCAACCGCTACCTGGCCATCGTCCACCCGTTCACCTACCGGGGCCTGCCCAAGCACACCTATGCCTTGGTAACATGTGGACTGGTGTGGGCAACAGTTTTCTTATATATGCTGCCATTTTTCATACTGAAGCAGGAATATTATCTTGTTCAGCCAGACATCACCACCTGCCATGATGTTCACAACACTTGCGAGTTCTCATCTCCCTTCCAACTCTATTACTTCATCTCCTTGGCATTCTTTGGATTCTTAATTCCATTTGTGCTTATCATCTACTGCTACGCAGCCATCATCCGGACACTTAATGCATACGATCATAGATGGTTGTGGTATGTTAAGGCGAGTCTCCTCATCCTTGTGATTTTTACCATTTGCTTTGCTCCAAGcaatattattcttattattcacCATGCTAACGACTACTACAACAACACTGATggcttatattttatatatctcatAGCTTTGTGCCTGGGTAGCCTTAATAGTTGCTTAgatccattcctttattttctcatgtCAAAAACCAGAAATCACTCCACTGCTTACCTTACAAAATAG